In one Pseudoliparis swirei isolate HS2019 ecotype Mariana Trench chromosome 23, NWPU_hadal_v1, whole genome shotgun sequence genomic region, the following are encoded:
- the igfals gene encoding insulin-like growth factor-binding protein complex acid labile subunit: MHTIVLLVLWVLGTSLVLPDPDTAGDKVTEEPVPCSKGCTCMHDDYILELNMYCSARNFTQVPSNMPPSTHSLWLDGNLFTSLPAASFKDLSNLDFLNLQSGELVTLDPQAFKGLRSLAHLHLERNRLRVLPGTIFQNTPNIASISLHNNQLTRLEDRLFVGLSHTWLLNLGWNSIAVLPETAFHDLQGLRELVLAGNRLAYLQPQLFQNLAELKELDLTGNQLKVIKANVFVKLTKLQKLYLAQNQIVTVAPRAFVGMRSLRWMDITNNRLTSLHDDTFVGLHSLHVLRLSNNSITGIRPRTFRDLHYLEELRLSHNRIRALGERIFEGLGHLEVLELEHNQVQEAKIGSFTGLSHVAVINLSGSCFHRLPDHIFIGLSKLHSLHLDRGCLERVTSQAFTGLSGLRRLFLQHNNISTVERQSFAELVGLLGLDLSFNKLEVLTAHTFAGLKNLEYLLLSHNECQQFLQNGTKQLLPRLRYLDLRVNTLTSVVPDFPENMEKLLLSWNQWKCDCSALPLRNYILRNPSVIPRQVETHAEGEEPDSTITIYNNITCSSPPSLVGQDLRDIDSELFQNC, from the coding sequence ATGCACACCATCGTGCTGTTGGTGCTGTGGGTACTGGGAACATCCCTGGTGTTGCCCGACCCCGACACAGCTGGAGACAAAGTGACCGAGGAGCCCGTTCCATGTTCTAAAGGATGCACCTGTATGCACGATGACTACATCTTGGAGCTCAACATGTACTGCAGCGCTCGCAACTTCACACAAGTCCCGTCGAACATGCCCCCCTCGACCCATTCCCTCTGGCTGGACGGCAACCTGTTCACCTCCCTGCCGGCAGCGTCTTTTAAGGATCTTTCTAACCTGGACTTCTTGAATCTGCAGAGTGGCGAGCTGGTGACCCTCGACCCTCAAGCTTTCAAAGGACTCCGGTCTCTCGCGCACCTTCACCTTGAGCGGAATCGCCTCCGGGTGTTACCAGGTACGATCTTTCAGAATACGCCCAACATTGCTTCAATCAGTCTCCATAACAACCAACTCACTCGTCTTGAGGACAGGCTGTTCGTGGGACTCTCTCACACCTGGCTTCTCAACCTCGGGTGGAACTCAATCGCAGTTCTACCTGAGACGGCTTTCCATGACCTCCAGGGTCTGCGGGAGCTCGTTCTCGCGGGGAACAGACTCGCTTACTTGCAGCCGCAGCTTTTCCAAAATCTTGCCGAGCTTAAAGAATTGGATCTGACTGGAAATCAACTCAAGGTCATCAAAGCGAACGTGTTTGTGAAACTAACTAAACTGCAAAAGCTTTACCTGGCCCAGAATCAGATCGTGACCGTGGCCCCCAGAGCCTTTGTTGGCATGAGGTCCCTAAGATGGATGGATATCACCAATAACAGACTGACTTCCCTCCACGACGACACTTTCGTGGGCCTGCATAGTCTTCATGTACTGCGTCTTTCCAACAACTCCATCACTGGAATTAGACCCAGGACCTTTCGTGATCTGCACTATTTAGAAGAGCTACGACTCAGCCACAACCGGATCCGAGCCCTGGGGGAAAGGATCTTCGAGGGTCTCGGTCATCTGGAGGTCTTGGAGCTCGAGCACAACCAAGTGCAGGAGGCAAAAATCGGTAGTTTCACTGGACTCTCTCATGTCGCCGTCATCAACTTGTCCGGAAGCTGCTTCCACAGACTGCCGGACCACATTTTTATAGGTCTGTCCAAGCTTCACAGCCTCCACCTGGACAGAGGTTGCCTGGAAAGAGTCACAAGTCAAGCTTTCACTGGACTCTCTGGTTTACGGAGGCTTTTCttgcagcacaacaacatctCCACGGTCGAACGCCAGAGTTTTGCAGAACTGGTGGGCCTATTGGGACTGGACTTGAGTTTCAACAAGTTGGAGGTTCTCACCGCCCATACATTCGCCGGCCTCAAGAATTTGGAGTACTTACTGTTGTCCCACAATGAATGTCAACAGTTTTTGCAGAACGGCACAAAGCAGCTGCTCCCGAGACTCCGCTATCTGGACCTGAGAGTCAATACCTTGACCAGCGTGGTCCCTGATTTTCCGGAGAACATGGAAAAACTTTTGCTCTCTTGGAACCAGTGGAAATGCGACTGCAGCGCCCTCCCACTCAGAAACTACATCTTAAGAAATCCGTCGGTGATTCCTCGGCAAGTGGAGACTCACGCCGAGGGGGAGGAGCCCGACTCGACCATCACCATATACAACAATATTACATGCAGCAGCCCACCGAGCCTCGTTGGTCAGGACCTGCGAGATATTGACAGTGAACTCTTCCAAAACTGCTGA